The proteins below come from a single Chryseobacterium nepalense genomic window:
- a CDS encoding TolC family protein, whose translation MKRKRITALKLKIGIAAAFMIFGFSSLSAQQQVSLQEAIKQALQNKTEAKKAALQVKKAEYKIDEARAGALPQISANISNTFNPILQKSVLPGEIIGMPGQLVPVTFGTKWQSVNSVSLYQNIFDQRVFTGLKAAKSTREFYLLNSELTNEQIIENVATAYYQVFVQEENLKTVEASYANTERVRNVIKSLVDNGLAKSIDLDRTNVQLTNIGSNRQQLVNAVEVSKNALKFYMGIPISTPIELEEKTIEPNTALLDTAANLETRSEIKVLNKQKELLQYNKKATEALLYPTVGLQANYGWQGLGNKFPYFTGSAQGTNWSDYASIGLAIKIPIFSGGSTRAQIQQAEIDIQDLDQDINNTRESLDLDYKNAISNMENAIINIESMKDNVGLAERVQKDTQSNYQYGLATLTEVLDAENALTQAKQNYANALLDYKQAEIKLIKAKGQLNTLQNP comes from the coding sequence ATGAAAAGAAAACGAATAACTGCACTAAAGCTTAAAATAGGAATAGCGGCTGCATTTATGATTTTCGGCTTTTCATCACTATCTGCACAGCAGCAGGTTTCCCTTCAGGAGGCCATTAAACAGGCGCTCCAAAATAAGACGGAAGCTAAAAAAGCTGCTTTACAGGTGAAAAAAGCTGAATACAAAATTGATGAGGCCAGAGCCGGAGCCCTTCCGCAGATCAGTGCCAACATCAGTAATACTTTTAATCCGATTCTTCAGAAATCTGTGCTTCCCGGAGAAATTATCGGGATGCCCGGACAGCTTGTTCCCGTTACTTTCGGAACAAAATGGCAGTCGGTAAATTCAGTGTCGCTGTATCAGAATATATTTGATCAAAGGGTTTTTACAGGGTTAAAAGCGGCTAAATCTACCAGAGAATTTTATCTGCTTAATTCTGAACTTACCAATGAACAGATTATCGAAAATGTAGCGACTGCCTATTACCAGGTATTTGTTCAGGAAGAAAACCTTAAAACCGTAGAAGCCAGCTATGCCAATACGGAAAGAGTGAGAAATGTTATTAAAAGTCTGGTAGATAACGGACTGGCAAAATCCATTGATCTTGACCGTACCAACGTTCAGCTTACGAATATCGGTTCAAACAGACAACAGCTTGTAAATGCTGTTGAAGTTTCAAAAAATGCACTGAAATTCTATATGGGAATCCCGATCAGTACACCTATTGAACTGGAAGAAAAAACCATCGAGCCGAATACTGCATTATTAGATACCGCTGCCAATTTGGAAACCCGTTCAGAGATTAAAGTATTGAACAAACAGAAAGAACTTTTACAATACAACAAAAAAGCTACTGAAGCTTTACTGTATCCAACGGTTGGCCTGCAGGCAAACTACGGATGGCAGGGACTGGGTAATAAGTTTCCGTATTTTACGGGAAGCGCCCAGGGAACAAACTGGAGTGATTATGCGTCTATAGGTTTAGCGATTAAAATCCCGATTTTCTCAGGCGGATCGACAAGAGCGCAGATTCAGCAGGCTGAAATTGATATTCAGGATCTTGATCAGGATATTAACAATACCAGAGAAAGTCTCGACCTTGATTATAAAAATGCCATCAGTAATATGGAAAATGCGATCATTAATATCGAAAGCATGAAGGATAACGTTGGTCTTGCCGAAAGAGTTCAGAAAGATACACAATCCAATTATCAATATGGTCTTGCCACACTTACCGAAGTGCTGGATGCTGAAAATGCCCTTACTCAGGCTAAGCAGAATTATGCAAATGCTTTATTGGATTATAAACAGGCTGAAATTAAATTAATCAAAGCAAAAGGACAATTAAACACATTACAAAACCCATAA
- a CDS encoding DUF2489 domain-containing protein codes for MNKFEELKRYRFIKKLRSNAIAIITNQIEIHSGYFKMHYLIGRINDIQPLDIDLNIFEKFYNEIQFYPVGEERKLYNMEYLKKLDSKLELVDTKYKNLLDEKCKEIIEKFKDIKDFC; via the coding sequence ATGAATAAGTTTGAAGAGCTGAAACGTTACAGATTTATTAAAAAATTGCGATCAAACGCTATTGCTATCATAACAAATCAAATTGAGATTCATTCCGGATATTTTAAAATGCATTATCTTATTGGAAGAATAAATGATATCCAACCATTAGATATTGATTTAAATATTTTTGAGAAGTTCTATAACGAAATTCAATTTTATCCTGTCGGTGAAGAAAGAAAACTTTACAATATGGAATATCTTAAGAAACTTGATTCAAAATTAGAATTAGTAGATACAAAATATAAAAATTTGCTTGATGAAAAATGTAAAGAAATCATTGAGAAATTTAAAGATATTAAAGATTTTTGCTGA
- the lpdA gene encoding dihydrolipoyl dehydrogenase, with translation MSQFDVTVIGSGPGGYVAAIRAAQLGFTTAIIEKYPTLGGTCLNVGCIPSKALLDSSEHFENAKHNFAGHGIIINEPQADIARMIERKNEVIKQNTDGISYLMNKNKITVFEGVGSFESATQIKVTKNDGSTEMIESKYTIIATGSKPSSLPFITIDKERVITSTEALNLKEIPKHLVVIGGGVIGLELGSVYLRLGAQVTVVEFMDKIIPGMDGALSKELTKVLKKQGMKFMLSTAVSAVERNGDTVKITAKDKKGEEVTVEGDYCLVSVGRRPYTDGLGLEKAGVELDERGRVKVNDHLQTNVANIYAIGDVIKGAMLAHKAEEEGVFVAETLAGQKPHINYNLIPGVVYTWPEVAGVGKTEEQLKEEGVAYKVGSFPMRALGRSRASGDVDGLVKIIADEKTDEVLGMHIVGARAADLIAEGVIAMEFRASAEDIARSSHAHPTYAEAIKEAALDATAKRPIHM, from the coding sequence ATGAGTCAATTCGATGTTACCGTAATCGGTTCCGGTCCTGGTGGTTATGTTGCTGCAATCCGTGCTGCACAATTAGGTTTCACAACAGCAATTATTGAAAAATACCCTACTTTGGGAGGAACTTGTCTTAACGTGGGTTGTATTCCGTCGAAAGCGCTTTTAGACAGCTCAGAGCATTTTGAGAATGCAAAACACAATTTTGCCGGCCACGGAATCATTATCAACGAACCTCAGGCTGATATCGCAAGAATGATCGAGCGTAAAAATGAGGTCATCAAACAAAATACAGACGGAATCAGCTATCTGATGAATAAAAACAAAATCACTGTTTTTGAAGGAGTCGGAAGCTTCGAATCTGCAACCCAGATCAAAGTAACGAAGAATGACGGTTCTACAGAAATGATCGAATCTAAATATACCATTATTGCTACAGGTTCCAAGCCATCTTCTTTGCCTTTCATCACGATTGATAAAGAAAGAGTAATTACTTCCACGGAAGCGTTAAACCTTAAAGAAATTCCTAAACATCTTGTGGTAATCGGAGGTGGAGTAATTGGTCTTGAATTAGGTTCGGTTTATTTGAGATTGGGCGCCCAGGTTACTGTTGTTGAATTTATGGATAAAATCATTCCAGGAATGGACGGCGCTTTAAGCAAGGAATTGACGAAAGTTCTTAAAAAGCAGGGAATGAAATTCATGCTTTCTACAGCAGTTTCTGCAGTGGAAAGAAATGGAGATACGGTAAAAATCACAGCCAAAGATAAAAAAGGAGAAGAAGTAACAGTTGAAGGAGATTATTGTCTGGTTTCTGTAGGAAGAAGACCGTATACAGACGGACTCGGACTGGAAAAAGCAGGTGTTGAGCTTGACGAAAGAGGAAGAGTGAAAGTAAACGACCATCTACAGACAAATGTTGCCAACATTTACGCGATCGGAGACGTTATAAAAGGAGCGATGCTTGCTCACAAGGCTGAAGAGGAGGGAGTTTTTGTAGCTGAAACATTAGCAGGACAAAAGCCTCACATTAATTATAACTTAATTCCGGGAGTGGTTTATACATGGCCGGAAGTTGCAGGAGTCGGTAAAACTGAAGAGCAGCTTAAAGAAGAAGGTGTTGCTTATAAAGTTGGATCTTTCCCGATGAGAGCTTTAGGAAGAAGCCGCGCAAGTGGTGATGTTGATGGTCTGGTTAAGATCATTGCAGACGAAAAAACGGATGAAGTTTTAGGAATGCATATCGTAGGAGCGAGAGCTGCCGATCTTATCGCAGAGGGTGTTATTGCAATGGAATTCCGGGCAAGCGCTGAAGATATCGCCAGAAGTTCTCACGCACACCCTACCTATGCAGAGGCCATTAAAGAAGCGGCATTGGATGCTACGGCAAAAAGACCGATTCACATGTAA
- a CDS encoding efflux RND transporter periplasmic adaptor subunit: MKKTLIYIIVAAVLVGLAAYKIAGNKEKQTQEVKEVAKQVDKINVNVVTVSRENIDTDYSANGTFIPKQESNQSSEISGRIVSVLVKEGSRVGAGQVLATIKKDAIEVDVTQAQNNLQNAIIDNQRYENAFKTGGVTKQQLDNSRLQLKNAQAAVRAQGVKINDTSVRAGISGTINKKMVEPGMVVAPGTALFEIVNINSLKLSVLVDESQIGKIQIGQEVPIKVNVLPEDSFVGRITFIAPKSDASLNFPVEIEVQNKGNLKAGMYATATFKTNHGAETQNMLTVPAEAFVNGVSSGQLFVVQNGVAKLIKVTVGKVYGDKVQVLSGLNGGEQVVTSGQINLDNGSKVNIVK, translated from the coding sequence ATGAAAAAAACTCTAATATATATTATCGTGGCAGCTGTACTGGTCGGTCTAGCGGCGTACAAAATTGCAGGAAATAAAGAAAAGCAGACTCAGGAAGTAAAAGAAGTAGCCAAGCAGGTAGACAAAATCAATGTGAATGTGGTTACGGTTTCCAGAGAAAATATAGATACGGATTATTCTGCCAACGGAACATTCATTCCAAAGCAGGAATCCAACCAGTCTTCTGAAATCTCCGGAAGAATTGTAAGTGTTCTGGTTAAAGAAGGGTCAAGAGTAGGTGCCGGCCAGGTTTTGGCGACTATTAAAAAAGATGCCATCGAAGTAGACGTTACCCAGGCTCAGAACAACTTGCAGAATGCTATTATTGATAATCAGCGTTACGAAAATGCTTTCAAAACAGGAGGGGTGACAAAGCAGCAGCTTGACAATTCAAGATTACAGCTTAAAAATGCGCAGGCGGCAGTTCGTGCGCAGGGGGTAAAAATAAACGATACCAGCGTTCGCGCAGGAATCAGCGGTACCATCAACAAGAAAATGGTGGAACCGGGAATGGTAGTCGCACCGGGAACTGCTTTATTTGAAATTGTGAATATCAATTCATTAAAGCTTTCAGTTTTAGTTGACGAAAGCCAGATCGGGAAAATTCAGATCGGGCAGGAGGTTCCTATTAAAGTAAATGTTCTTCCTGAAGATTCTTTTGTGGGAAGAATTACATTCATTGCTCCCAAAAGTGATGCTTCTTTAAATTTCCCTGTTGAAATTGAAGTTCAGAACAAAGGAAACCTGAAAGCCGGGATGTATGCTACAGCAACATTTAAAACCAACCATGGCGCGGAAACTCAGAACATGCTTACGGTTCCTGCAGAAGCTTTTGTAAATGGTGTAAGTTCAGGACAGTTATTTGTTGTTCAAAATGGTGTTGCAAAATTGATTAAAGTAACCGTTGGGAAAGTGTACGGAGATAAAGTTCAGGTGCTAAGTGGACTGAATGGAGGCGAACAGGTGGTAACCAGCGGACAGATCAATCTGGATAACGGGTCTAAAGTAAATATCGTAAAGTAG
- a CDS encoding TetR/AcrR family transcriptional regulator, which produces MSNQTKKDQTQELIKETAKNLFFVKGKFDATTQEIADEAGVNRTLINYYFRSRDNLIQIIFDEAQKVEHEKSEIIMNSDLPFKEKIGQFIEGSLSTSLQYPYLETYIVSQINKGNCHKKDIEEDELKKLYQEVEAEMELGNIEKMAPIQFVLNMISLLVFPSAVRPLLMENLMIDEVTFDKIISERKDIILNILFKN; this is translated from the coding sequence ATGTCAAATCAAACAAAAAAAGACCAAACACAGGAATTAATCAAAGAAACTGCAAAGAATTTATTTTTTGTGAAAGGGAAGTTTGATGCCACCACACAGGAGATTGCTGATGAGGCCGGGGTCAACAGAACGCTGATCAATTATTATTTTCGATCAAGAGATAATCTGATCCAGATCATTTTTGATGAAGCGCAGAAAGTAGAACACGAAAAATCTGAAATCATTATGAATTCTGATTTACCGTTTAAGGAAAAGATTGGCCAGTTCATCGAAGGAAGTTTGTCTACCAGTCTTCAGTATCCATATTTGGAAACCTATATCGTTTCACAAATCAACAAAGGAAACTGCCATAAAAAAGATATTGAAGAAGATGAATTAAAAAAACTGTATCAGGAAGTAGAAGCAGAAATGGAGCTGGGAAATATTGAAAAAATGGCACCCATTCAGTTTGTCTTGAATATGATTTCCCTATTGGTTTTTCCAAGTGCCGTAAGACCTTTATTAATGGAAAATCTAATGATAGATGAAGTGACATTCGATAAAATTATTTCAGAACGGAAAGACATCATTTTAAATATATTATTTAAAAATTAA
- a CDS encoding T9SS type B sorting domain-containing protein produces MQRIPFLIAFLYCTLFFSQKKNYQNQDYFFYENKGQIVDQDGNANPNVKYLFHSAGLNVQLRSNGFSYDVYETIKTTNPNSSKFDKDQSLGAKKYFSDEFLYENQFHRVDIELVNSNKNVKIIAEGKSSDYNNYYNIPNQPKGVTNVHCFKKVLYKNIYPNIDLVFFKPNDTLKPVEYNFIINPGGKISDIKMKFTGASTSIKDSKLLMKVRFGEMYENIPSSWISGNEKENIDVSFKDFGDQTFGFNSPFDISDKTIVIDPVPTRIWGSYAGGFGEDYGRIKTDSQNTGYLYGTTASPTNISTSGAYQQNILAAFDAFLMKITKTGQRLWSTYYGTIKDDSFNDVAFDENYNIYAAGTVYRLASNQDVVITKFNANGALIYQKNFIGNSVDEMYTISYNNNQVFLGGQTMSPDFPTLNAPQPTKLSPNGYTDGYIITLDASTGNTLRSTFFGATDHSTSIYNIFSSTGSELEVIGATRSPNIPMINAFQTTFGGVTDGLYLKFSKSAGTLLRSSYFGNSIQEYVWEARIVNNTLILAGEFPNFSGPVYGPAGIWRVDLNTNTIVKINLPILYSVQLTAHIDTTGNVFFSGLSDHIHQAGIATPNAYMEDTGPSLKTFMVKYDSNNVKQWGTFYGGNGGTQLGTVTKDNEGYIYFTGMSSNNTTGIATPGTFQQQGGHPSNDIFIAKFQDCTSSGIVTSNSPVCMNSAVQLNAMGGTTYQWSGPNGFTSTLQNPTIPSATAINSGTYTCEITGSGACDGIFTVNVIVGDPTSPVPNASALPTITGDCHTVISAIPTATDNCAGIITATTTDPLSYSLPGTYVIHWNYDDGNGNISSQNQDVIVTAPALPTTANPQQTFCASNHPALSNIQITGQNIKWYDAAGNILTTTTALVNGQTYYASQTVNGCESNKTAVLVTINETPKPTGNPAQDFCASSNPKLSNLIVSGTSLIFYDAAGNVLPVTTPLVHGVTYFVTQTLNNCESEKFGVSVTLSTNNVPANDYSATACNSSTANSMMVDLTSYQSNIIANPGIYTFTYTDNIGNPIINPTNYLLNVGSTVIHVKVTTADGCFAVVRLSLTLNPKPVLELPEKIEFCKGKTVTLDAGNGFATYLWNTGDTTQTITVSAAGNYSVTVSNNFGCQSSDQIQVNYITLPEITAVTVNNGSATVTLSAAGNFEYSLDNFTWQTSNIFTNLNIGEYIVYVRTKEGCFIGQKPFSIFNIPNAFTPNGDGYNDKWKVAGLENYPGTEVSVYDRRGLPVFREVILKKPLEWDGKLNGSPISTGNYWYTIKVSDGRVYTGWLMVKNRE; encoded by the coding sequence ATGCAAAGAATACCGTTTCTTATTGCTTTTCTCTATTGTACGCTCTTTTTCTCTCAGAAGAAAAATTATCAAAACCAAGATTATTTCTTTTATGAAAACAAGGGTCAGATTGTTGACCAGGATGGAAATGCAAATCCCAATGTAAAATACCTTTTTCATTCTGCGGGACTGAATGTACAGCTGCGATCCAACGGATTTTCGTACGATGTATATGAAACGATAAAGACTACAAATCCAAATTCTTCAAAATTTGACAAAGACCAGTCACTTGGTGCAAAAAAATATTTTAGTGATGAGTTCTTATATGAAAATCAATTTCATCGGGTAGATATTGAATTGGTAAATTCAAATAAGAATGTAAAAATTATTGCAGAAGGAAAGTCCTCTGATTATAACAATTATTACAATATTCCCAATCAACCAAAAGGCGTAACAAATGTTCATTGCTTTAAAAAAGTTTTATATAAAAATATTTATCCGAATATTGATTTAGTTTTTTTTAAGCCAAATGATACTTTAAAACCTGTTGAATATAATTTCATCATAAATCCGGGAGGAAAAATTTCCGATATTAAAATGAAATTTACAGGTGCTTCAACATCTATTAAAGATAGTAAACTATTAATGAAAGTCCGTTTTGGAGAAATGTACGAAAACATTCCAAGCAGCTGGATTTCGGGGAATGAAAAAGAAAATATTGATGTTTCCTTTAAGGATTTTGGAGATCAGACTTTCGGTTTTAACAGTCCTTTTGATATTTCAGATAAAACTATCGTCATTGATCCAGTTCCTACGAGAATCTGGGGAAGCTATGCAGGTGGCTTTGGTGAAGATTACGGAAGAATTAAAACAGATTCTCAAAATACAGGATATCTTTACGGAACAACAGCAAGCCCTACTAATATTTCAACTTCAGGAGCTTATCAACAAAATATTCTTGCTGCGTTTGATGCTTTCTTAATGAAAATTACAAAAACCGGACAAAGATTATGGAGTACTTATTATGGAACTATAAAAGATGATTCGTTTAACGATGTTGCATTCGATGAAAATTATAATATTTATGCGGCAGGTACAGTTTACAGGCTAGCAAGCAATCAAGATGTTGTAATAACTAAATTTAATGCTAATGGCGCGCTGATTTATCAAAAAAATTTTATTGGAAACTCTGTTGATGAAATGTATACTATTTCATACAATAATAATCAGGTTTTTCTTGGGGGGCAGACAATGAGTCCTGATTTTCCAACTTTAAACGCTCCACAGCCAACAAAACTTAGCCCAAATGGATATACTGACGGTTACATTATTACCCTGGATGCGTCAACCGGTAATACACTCCGATCTACATTCTTCGGTGCAACCGACCACTCTACTTCTATTTATAATATATTTTCTTCTACAGGAAGCGAGCTTGAAGTTATTGGGGCAACCCGTTCTCCTAATATTCCTATGATCAACGCTTTTCAAACTACATTCGGGGGTGTAACTGACGGATTATATCTAAAGTTTTCGAAAAGCGCAGGCACTTTGCTACGATCCAGCTATTTTGGAAATTCAATTCAGGAATATGTTTGGGAAGCAAGAATTGTAAACAATACTCTAATATTAGCAGGTGAGTTTCCTAATTTTAGCGGTCCGGTTTACGGGCCGGCCGGAATATGGAGAGTAGATCTGAATACAAATACTATTGTAAAAATTAATCTGCCTATTTTATATTCAGTTCAATTAACAGCCCACATTGATACTACGGGAAATGTATTTTTCTCGGGATTATCTGATCATATTCACCAGGCAGGAATCGCTACACCTAATGCGTATATGGAAGATACGGGACCTTCCCTAAAAACTTTTATGGTAAAATATGATTCCAATAATGTAAAGCAATGGGGAACTTTTTATGGAGGAAACGGAGGAACACAGCTAGGAACTGTTACAAAAGATAACGAGGGTTATATTTATTTTACAGGAATGTCAAGTAATAACACTACAGGAATTGCTACCCCCGGAACATTTCAGCAACAGGGAGGACATCCTTCAAATGATATATTTATTGCAAAGTTTCAGGATTGTACATCCTCTGGTATAGTGACTTCCAACTCTCCGGTCTGCATGAATTCTGCCGTCCAACTAAATGCAATGGGCGGGACAACTTATCAATGGTCAGGGCCAAACGGATTTACATCAACACTACAAAATCCTACAATACCAAGTGCGACAGCGATTAATTCAGGAACGTATACTTGTGAGATTACCGGTTCCGGAGCTTGTGATGGAATTTTCACCGTAAACGTAATTGTAGGCGACCCAACATCGCCGGTCCCAAATGCTTCAGCGCTTCCAACCATCACAGGAGACTGCCATACGGTAATTTCAGCAATTCCTACGGCAACAGACAATTGCGCCGGAATCATTACTGCCACAACAACAGATCCACTTTCCTACTCCCTTCCCGGAACATATGTAATTCACTGGAATTATGATGATGGAAACGGAAATATTTCATCACAAAATCAAGATGTAATCGTAACTGCACCAGCCTTGCCAACTACTGCAAATCCGCAGCAAACTTTCTGTGCAAGCAATCATCCTGCACTTTCAAATATCCAGATTACAGGACAGAATATCAAATGGTATGATGCAGCAGGAAATATCTTAACCACCACCACAGCACTTGTAAACGGACAAACATACTACGCTTCACAAACTGTCAACGGCTGCGAAAGTAATAAGACAGCTGTTCTGGTAACCATTAACGAAACTCCCAAGCCAACAGGAAACCCGGCTCAGGACTTCTGTGCTTCTTCAAATCCAAAATTATCTAATTTAATTGTTTCCGGTACTTCGTTAATATTTTACGATGCCGCAGGAAATGTATTACCTGTAACGACTCCTTTGGTTCACGGTGTGACGTATTTTGTAACACAGACTTTAAATAATTGTGAATCTGAGAAATTTGGAGTTTCGGTAACACTCTCAACCAATAATGTTCCTGCCAATGATTATTCTGCAACAGCGTGCAACAGTTCAACGGCAAATTCAATGATGGTAGACCTTACTTCGTATCAGTCTAATATTATAGCCAATCCCGGAATATATACTTTTACTTATACCGATAATATTGGAAATCCTATTATCAATCCAACCAATTATCTTCTGAATGTAGGTTCTACAGTAATTCATGTAAAAGTTACCACAGCAGACGGATGTTTTGCCGTAGTAAGACTAAGCCTTACCTTAAACCCAAAACCCGTACTGGAGCTTCCTGAAAAAATTGAGTTCTGTAAAGGCAAAACCGTAACACTGGATGCAGGAAACGGATTTGCCACCTATTTATGGAATACCGGAGACACTACCCAAACCATTACGGTTTCTGCTGCCGGAAATTATTCGGTTACGGTAAGCAATAACTTCGGATGCCAGAGTTCCGACCAGATTCAGGTGAATTATATTACATTGCCGGAAATTACGGCTGTAACGGTTAATAATGGATCCGCAACAGTTACGCTTTCTGCTGCCGGTAATTTTGAATATTCCCTGGATAATTTTACGTGGCAGACTTCAAATATTTTCACCAATTTAAATATCGGCGAATATATTGTTTATGTGCGAACCAAAGAAGGCTGTTTTATTGGACAAAAACCTTTTTCGATTTTCAATATTCCGAATGCTTTTACTCCGAATGGTGATGGATACAATGATAAATGGAAGGTCGCAGGACTGGAAAATTATCCGGGAACTGAGGTAAGCGTGTATGACAGAAGAGGATTACCGGTTTTCAGGGAAGTGATCCTTAAAAAACCTCTGGAATGGGATGGCAAGCTCAACGGAAGCCCGATTTCTACAGGAAATTACTGGTACACAATTAAAGTTTCCGACGGCAGAGTCTATACCGGCTGGCTGATGGTGAAGAATAGAGAGTAA
- a CDS encoding CvfB family protein has product MQLGKTQALKISDKNNSGWILTDESGEKAFLPKIFIQEDKEIDDEIEVFVYQDDNKLKATTEIPLAEVGEFAVMSCVQSLPSGAFMDWGIIKDLFIPYKQQKTKIVEGKRYLVHIYVDEDLELITGTTKFKRNPQYQELPFKKGDKVDLIMMNESELGWNVVINKKYIGLIYGSDVFKKLYPLSEETGYIKAIREDGKIDVSLQPEGFENIDEFKKKILDKLEENYGLLYVSDQSSPEEIKDELQMSKKNFKKAIGGLYKDKVIDILDDKIKLL; this is encoded by the coding sequence ATGCAACTCGGAAAAACTCAGGCTTTAAAAATTTCAGATAAAAATAATTCAGGATGGATCTTAACGGATGAATCTGGCGAAAAGGCTTTTTTGCCGAAGATTTTCATTCAGGAAGATAAAGAAATAGATGATGAAATTGAAGTCTTTGTATATCAGGATGACAACAAACTGAAGGCAACTACGGAAATTCCATTGGCGGAAGTGGGAGAGTTTGCCGTAATGAGCTGTGTTCAGAGCCTTCCGAGTGGTGCTTTTATGGATTGGGGGATTATCAAAGATCTTTTTATTCCATACAAACAGCAGAAAACAAAAATTGTAGAAGGTAAAAGATATCTTGTACACATATATGTTGATGAAGACCTGGAACTCATCACCGGAACCACAAAATTTAAAAGAAATCCGCAATATCAGGAGCTGCCATTCAAAAAAGGAGATAAAGTAGATCTTATCATGATGAATGAAAGCGAGTTGGGCTGGAATGTGGTTATCAATAAAAAATACATAGGTCTTATTTACGGTTCTGATGTTTTCAAAAAACTGTATCCTTTATCCGAAGAAACCGGTTATATCAAAGCCATACGTGAAGACGGTAAGATCGATGTTTCACTCCAGCCGGAAGGTTTTGAAAATATTGATGAGTTTAAAAAGAAAATTCTGGATAAACTGGAAGAAAATTACGGTCTCCTATACGTTTCCGATCAGTCGTCTCCTGAAGAGATCAAAGATGAGCTCCAGATGAGTAAGAAGAATTTTAAAAAAGCCATTGGCGGACTTTATAAAGATAAAGTTATTGATATCCTTGACGATAAAATCAAATTATTATAA
- a CDS encoding DUF4476 domain-containing protein has protein sequence MKSICISVLLLFAVTSLAQEAGKAGELLKNEASKTEIGSVNNKKSGVNGKNNPGFRNQGNSGFRTNSPQYRWNQEYGYSEVFLRIPEQGFFSVEIGDQFISNNSGKFRFFDLPAGRIPISIYESGYLLYRTTLNVRNNSRLVLDFFTNEGLFLLDSYPVQSYGFNSWNDIWNNPYGNSGNINYPNVMDNQTFQQFMDTMKDRAWFDDKKLAFINQQGRHAMFTSEQISMLVKDLSFDKNKLALAKSLFPKCVNKQKYFIVGEALDFESSRKELMDYISKL, from the coding sequence ATGAAAAGTATATGTATAAGTGTTTTGCTTCTCTTCGCAGTCACTTCATTGGCGCAGGAAGCAGGAAAAGCAGGTGAGCTCCTGAAGAATGAAGCTTCCAAAACTGAAATTGGATCTGTAAATAATAAAAAATCCGGTGTAAACGGCAAAAATAATCCAGGTTTCAGAAACCAGGGAAATAGTGGTTTCAGAACAAATAGTCCGCAATACCGCTGGAATCAGGAATATGGGTACTCCGAAGTTTTTCTCAGAATTCCCGAACAGGGATTTTTCAGTGTGGAAATAGGCGATCAGTTTATCTCCAATAATTCAGGGAAATTCCGGTTTTTTGATCTGCCGGCAGGAAGAATTCCCATTTCAATCTATGAAAGCGGCTATTTATTGTACAGAACTACGCTGAATGTAAGAAACAACAGCAGACTGGTTCTTGATTTTTTTACCAATGAAGGTTTATTTTTGCTGGATTCTTATCCTGTTCAGTCTTACGGCTTCAACAGCTGGAATGATATCTGGAACAATCCGTACGGAAACAGCGGAAATATAAACTATCCTAATGTGATGGACAATCAGACATTTCAGCAGTTTATGGATACAATGAAGGATAGAGCCTGGTTTGATGATAAAAAACTGGCATTTATCAATCAGCAGGGCAGACATGCGATGTTTACCTCGGAGCAAATCAGTATGTTGGTAAAAGATCTTAGTTTTGATAAAAATAAACTGGCTTTGGCCAAATCATTATTTCCGAAATGTGTGAATAAGCAAAAGTATTTTATTGTTGGAGAAGCATTGGATTTTGAAAGCAGCAGAAAGGAACTGATGGATTATATTTCTAAATTATAA